The sequence below is a genomic window from Lycium ferocissimum isolate CSIRO_LF1 unplaced genomic scaffold, AGI_CSIRO_Lferr_CH_V1 ctg21529, whole genome shotgun sequence.
CTCAAAAACCTATTACATACTTGCATGGAGGCTCTAGGGTTTGTTGGGATGAAGAAGATATAGAATGAGATGATTTTACGTGAAAAGCTATATTATGCTGTCGTTGAAAAGTTCTCTTATGGATGGCCCGACATTAAAGAACTTAGGAAACTCATTCCAAAGCAATGCGAATTGAAATGTGAATGTCCTAATGGTTTGTTGAGGAATAGATATGTGCTGCTTCGTCCATCTTTGGTTCAAGAATATGTCAATCTCCTGTCAAAGCCAGCTTTCTATATTAATCATATGAATTGGTGGTACCCGATAAGAACATTGAAGTGGGATCTATGGTTTGATCCTGATAAAGAAACAACGATAGCAATTACATAGATTTTCTTTCCATATTTGCCACCTAACTTTTTTGCTAGGGAAGCAGTTTTTTCATTGGCATCAGCAGTTGGTAAGCCATTACAAGTTGACATGGCTATCAAAAATCAGACCAGGCTAAGTTGTGCAAGGGTGAAGGTTGAAGTTGATCTACTTGGTGATTTCACTGAGAGAATTAATGTTAGCATGAAGAAAAAAGGGACTAGTGAAATTATAGATAAATGGATTCCGATAAATTATGATCATCTGGCTAAGTATTGCAAAAGATGTAAGTTACAAGGTGACAATGAGAATGACTGCTTCATTATTGATCTTGAACTGTATCccaaagaggaagaagaagaaccagAGAAAGATCGGGGTGTGGCTTCAAAGGAAAGTTAGTATAAGAAGACTACTGATGGGAAGGCCGAAGGAAAAGTggagaaaggaaataaaatttCTGCATCTGAAAGTGATAGTGCTATTAGCAAAGAAAAACATCAGATGAAGCAGAATCAGATACATAGGAAAAGAAGGTATAAGGGTGGTTACAATAAGCATGTTCAAGGGTGGAAACCTAAGGAAGATTAAACTAAAGCTGATGTTTGTCATTCTAAGGATAAAATATAATCAGAAGTTGCAACTGCCAACATGTTTGATGCTCTGAAGAATAATTATGATAAGGTTGAGGAAGTAAATATTGAGAAGCTGCTTGCTGAACAATAATAGCTCAATAAAAACAAGATGCAAAAGCAGAATCAGGGGAACAACTTCAAAGCAAGATGGAGAAGACTAAGAACAGTAAGACTCAGCAGTTAGAGCCAACAtcaaaggagaaggagaaggaatCAACAAAAGCTTGGGTGGAGGCTTCTTTTGGTAAGTAATCTAGAAATACAAAAGTTGTTTTGCATTAAGATGTGAAGATAGAAAAAGGGTTGGAGCAAGTGCAAGTAGAAGAAACTCATGAAAATTCATTCAGTACTAGTATGGTTAAGAAATTTTAAGCAATTGGTGGTTCATAGATGATAATGTGTTAGGATTCAATAAGTAAGACAGGAATAATAGAAGAAGATGTAGAAGGCTACACTAAACATTCTCATTGTTCAGTTTCTACTAATTTGGCACCTGACAAACCTTTGGCAGTTATTGATCCTGAAAATGATTAGTTGAATCAGAAGTTGTTAGTAAGAGGAAAGATCCTGATAAAGAGAAGCTTCTAGACAAGGAGGAGGATCATGTTATCAAGGATCCAGGAAAGTTATGTTTGCAAGTTGTAAATCCTATTACAGTACCAGTAGAGGAAGATACATCTTTGAGTCAACTTAGAGAATTGCAGGAGGATGAATCTTTGGATCAAAACATAAATCAAATTGCAAGAGATGGAGATTTATCACCCAAATAGATCAATAATTTAAAGAGTGGTGGGAAGAAAGCTAGGCAGAAAAATATGGTTCCACTATAAGTAACAACAAGAGAGTAGTAAATCTCCTCCCAATAATCAATGATTGATAAAGTTCTATTCTGAAATATAAGATCAGTTAACACTCAAAATTCTTTTGAGAGGTTGACTGAGATTAAATAGGAGACATCATTACTCACTTATAACACTTATGGAACCTTTCCATGGGCCTGATGAAATTGAAAGTTATAGAAGAAGGTTAGGGATTCATAATTCAATGGTTACCATGTCAGAGAAGATCTGGATTTTCCAGCCAGATGATTGGCAAAGGCAGGTTATTATGGATTCAGTGCAACATGTGACTCTTAAAATGACTCATGCAAACTTGCAGCAAAAGGTCTTTGTTACAATTGTTTATGCTAAATGTACTGCTGCAGAAAGGCTGGAGTTATGGGATTTAATTGCTCAAATTGCTCTTGAATGTTCAAGTGCCTTGGATAGTTGGGGGAGATTTTAATGTAATTCTAAAAGCTGATGAGAAATTAGGGGGTCTTCCAGTTAATCATTCTAAAACTGCTGAGTTTGCTCATTTTGTAAACAACTGTGGtatgatgaaattgaaattttctgGTCGTAGATATACTTTGTGGAATGGCAGAACTGAAGAGGATTGCATTTTCGAAAGACTTGATAGAGTTTTTTGAAATCAGGAGTTCATGGATTTATTCCCATCATCTGAAGTCTCACATCTGATAAGGCATGGATCTGATCATGCACCCCTTCATGTTGTGTGTGATAGTCAAGATGAGGTGGTTGTTAAGCCTTTTAAGTTCCTAAATTTTTGGTCAAAGCATCCAGAATTTTTGGAATTGGTTCAAAATAACTGGTGTTTGGATTTTGCAGCAAAATCCTTTCAGCGAGTTTCGAGGGTAAAATGAAAAAGGTCAAACAAGCTTTGTAAAAGTGGAGTAAGGACACCTATggcaatatttttttccaaatttcaacttTGAAAGATGTTATCGAGGAAGGAGGCGCAATTTGAACTAAATCCTTCCATAATGAATAGAGCAGCTTTACACAAAGCTCAGGCTAATTTAAATAACTATTTACActtgcaagaagagtattgGAAGCAAAAGTCTGGAGTGAAGTGGTTTAAAGGAAGACATTGGAGAGGAAGTAGTTTCATTCTATCAGGATCAATTCAGATAGCAATCTACAAGTGCTAATTATGAGATGCTGAAGAAAATTCCTGCTCTGATCACTCAGGAACAAAATGAGCCAGTTATAGCTCTCCCTAGTAATGAAGAGGTCAAGCTAGCAGTCTGTGGTCTTAATGGTGATAGCAACAGTGGTCCTGATGGTTTCTCAAGTCACTTCTTTCAGGTTTGTTGGCATATTATAGGGGATGATGTGACTAATATGGTGAGAACATTCTTACACGTGGTCAAGAGCTGTCTAGATACAAAACTTACACTAACCTTGTCTTAATTCCTAAGAAGGAAGTGGTCAATTCTTTTACTGACTTGAGACCAATTAGCCTCAGCACTTTTGCTaacaaaattatttccaaaGTTTTGCATGAAAGAATTGTGACAATACTGCCTAGTATCATTTCCAGCACTCAAACTGGATTTGTGAAAGGCAGAAGTattattgagaatgttttgTTAGCACAAGAACTCAATAGATATATTAATAAGAGAAACAAACTGCACAATGTGTTGATAAACCTTGATATGGCTAAAGAATGTGATAAGGTGTCATGGATCTTTCTTACAAAAGTTTTATGGCAGTTTGGTTTTTCAGAGGTGGTTGTAGATATGGTATGGAGACTGGTCTCAAACAACTAGTACTCAGTGTTAGTA
It includes:
- the LOC132043160 gene encoding uncharacterized protein LOC132043160, translating into MLKKIPALITQEQNEPVIALPSNEEVKLAVCGLNGDSNSGPDGFSSHFFQEVVNSFTDLRPISLSTFANKIISKVLHERIVTILPSIISSTQTGFVKGRSIIENVLLAQELNRYINKRNKLHNVLINLDMAKECDKVSWIFLTKVLWQFGFSEVVVDMRDPLSPTLFIIAAEVLAKNLNSLHEDITFQGYGMPKWNPQINYLSYAEDTILFCSAESVSLKKMMKTLRDYEKTAGQLC